The following is a genomic window from Hymenobacter sp. APR13.
CGGATACACCACCAGCGCATTGGCGGGCGCCACCTCGAAAATCGTTTCTTCTGCCACGTCCCGGTCGGCATAGCCAAACTGCTTGGTGTTCACCACGCCGCCGTGCAGATACACCACCACCGGGGCTGGCTTGGCCGGATCGTAGCCGGCCGGCACGCGCACCAGATAAGGCATCCGAACGGTATCGGCCGGTACCGGACTGAAGTAGAGAGCGAAACCGGGCGTGGCGGCCGTTCGGGCTTTACCGTTGTAGGCGGGCAGCGTGCGGGCCTGGGTTTCGGCTATCCAGCGGGTACTGGCGGCTCGGGCGTCAGCGGTTTGCTGGGCTAGGGCCTGGCGCATGGCGGCCAGCCAGCGCGGCCAAGCGGCCTCGGTGCGCAACGGGGCCAGCATCGGGTCGTTGGCGACGTTGTCAAGGTCGCGGGGCTGCATGCTCAGGGGGCGGTGGCGGCTCAGCTGCCCTAGCCAGCGCCAGGCCAGCGGGCGGCGCGCCGGGCAGTTGGCGGCTGCTATGGCCCCGCTAAACAGCTCAAACTCATTGGCGCGGGTGCTATCGGGCCGGAAAGCCTGCTCGAAGGTGGCAGCAGCCGCGCAGAAGTCTTTGGTTTGCATCTGGGCGCCGCTCTGGTTTATCAGCTGGTCATAGGTAGGCGTGGCAGATTGCGCAAACGAAACGGCTGGAGCCAGCGCCAGCGCGAAAATAAGAGGCTTCATAGATGGGAGGATAACAGGAGGGAAGGAACCTAATCGGGCGCCCGGTTAGGCGAATAGAACCACTATTTGTTCAGGCCCAAACATGAGAAAGCCCCTTATCTACTGGTTGCAGCACAGTAGGTAAGAGGACTTTCTCGACCAGTCTTTCACTCACCAGAAAAAGACACTTTGGGTCACTCAGGCAGATAGATGCACGTTGGAACAGCAAGGTTGCCTGCCTGAAAACAATTGTGGGTCCCGGTAGCAAAAGTGTTGCCAGCCGGGTGAGGACCGCATGAAGTAGCAGTTATTTACACACGGCACTGACGCAGGAAGCCCCAACGATATCTTTTCCCTCGTTGTGCGGGCTGCCGT
Proteins encoded in this region:
- a CDS encoding alpha/beta hydrolase-fold protein; the protein is MKPLIFALALAPAVSFAQSATPTYDQLINQSGAQMQTKDFCAAAATFEQAFRPDSTRANEFELFSGAIAAANCPARRPLAWRWLGQLSRHRPLSMQPRDLDNVANDPMLAPLRTEAAWPRWLAAMRQALAQQTADARAASTRWIAETQARTLPAYNGKARTAATPGFALYFSPVPADTVRMPYLVRVPAGYDPAKPAPVVVYLHGGVVNTKQFGYADRDVAEETIFEVAPANALVVYPFGRASFGWVTQPAAFAQIERILAEVQARYRTDGRHTVLGGMSNGGSAALWFASQRPASFSGFYALSPAPVLPLQASYGRLGQDKPCYQLSAQDDSLYKYSAVKATYDARPSQAAQWFLQTLPSGGHGFLYRPEGPALLRQTLATLCAQPPKR